Proteins encoded within one genomic window of Borrelia parkeri:
- the fni gene encoding type 2 isopentenyl-diphosphate Delta-isomerase, translating into MGIEPNILNNKKRQIEICLNKEDVSKSDNLLNFVNLKHDALSELDFCEIDTRESIFGYDIAMPIFISSMTGGVKEGNKLNKSLVKIANDLRIPMSLGSFKLIFKYPEYIKDFSLKNYAHNIPLFSNIGATQLREFGFFEIIEMNKRLEVDAIIIHLNSGQELMNLRGERSFRGIKDSIERFCSVSNIPVIVKETGFGISPDSVISLLDLGVSYVDLAGSGGTNWVLVEGIKEENLDVASCFANWGISSVLTLLSIKDFFKDRVFASGGYETGMDIAKGIALGAKLVGIAAAILRVFYAGGENALYNLLKGYEYVLKMSMLLSNSKDLAQFRLNKYFLSHPLPFNVKSFKDFYET; encoded by the coding sequence ATGGGTATCGAGCCTAATATATTAAATAATAAAAAACGACAAATTGAAATTTGTTTAAATAAAGAGGATGTTAGTAAAAGTGATAATCTTTTAAATTTTGTTAATTTAAAGCATGATGCACTTAGTGAGCTTGATTTTTGTGAGATAGATACGAGAGAGAGTATATTTGGCTATGATATTGCCATGCCTATTTTTATCTCATCAATGACAGGAGGCGTTAAAGAGGGTAATAAGCTGAATAAGTCTCTTGTTAAGATTGCAAATGATTTAAGAATTCCAATGAGCCTGGGATCCTTTAAGCTTATATTTAAATATCCTGAATATATTAAAGATTTTTCCTTAAAGAATTATGCTCATAATATTCCTTTATTTTCAAATATTGGTGCTACTCAGTTAAGAGAATTTGGGTTTTTTGAAATAATTGAGATGAATAAAAGACTTGAGGTTGATGCTATAATTATACATTTGAATTCAGGTCAAGAATTAATGAATTTAAGGGGTGAGAGAAGCTTTAGAGGAATTAAAGACTCGATTGAGAGGTTTTGCTCTGTATCAAATATTCCAGTTATTGTTAAAGAGACGGGCTTTGGAATTTCTCCCGATTCTGTTATCAGCTTACTAGATCTTGGGGTTTCTTATGTTGATCTTGCTGGTAGTGGTGGAACTAACTGGGTTTTGGTTGAAGGAATTAAAGAGGAAAATTTAGACGTTGCGTCTTGTTTTGCTAACTGGGGCATATCGTCGGTTTTAACATTACTTAGTATTAAAGATTTTTTTAAAGATAGAGTTTTTGCATCAGGAGGGTATGAGACTGGCATGGATATTGCCAAAGGCATTGCGCTTGGGGCTAAGTTGGTAGGTATTGCAGCAGCCATTCTCAGGGTTTTTTATGCGGGGGGTGAGAATGCTTTATATAACCTTTTAAAAGGTTATGAATATGTTTTAAAGATGTCTATGCTTTTAAGTAATAGTAAGGATTTGGCACAGTTTAGGTTAAATAAATATTTTTTAAGTCATCCGTTGCCGTTTAATGTTAAGAGCTTTAAAGATTTTTATGAGACTTAG
- a CDS encoding hydroxymethylglutaryl-CoA reductase, degradative has protein sequence MRLSENFRSKSILEKKREIKSLLKLNLCDFFYDSIDEDFLCHMIENYVGYLSLPIGIVKNLKVNGKYYTVPIATEEPSVIAALNFSAKILEHANLSYSVSEVLGIAQVYIKTDKDLSDMFLGLFEKIDLWSKPLLHNMERRGGGFRKLSTKFIKEIGIQKLNIYVDVCDAMGSNLLNSVAERVAHHITLEFGYECVLKILSNDSNDFAIKANFKLNVNDLLKDNEESLVLAQNISLISKIGFFEEERAVTNNKGIMNGITGLCVATLNDTRALEACIHKFASRSGIYLPLSKFYISNENLIGEIELPLQVGIKGGSAGSHEAAILSFKIMGIDCKKEFMGVLSCVGLASNFAALRALAFDGIQRGHMKLHVNKILYLLERDYNISSDEREKILFKMNDSGIYSLDFALKILEDLRV, from the coding sequence ATGAGACTTAGTGAGAATTTTAGAAGTAAAAGTATTTTAGAGAAAAAACGAGAGATAAAGAGTCTTTTGAAATTGAATCTTTGCGATTTTTTTTATGATTCTATTGATGAAGATTTTCTTTGTCACATGATAGAGAATTATGTTGGTTATTTATCCTTACCTATTGGTATTGTAAAGAATTTAAAGGTAAATGGCAAGTATTATACTGTACCTATTGCTACGGAAGAACCTTCAGTTATTGCTGCATTAAATTTTTCAGCTAAGATTCTTGAGCATGCTAATTTAAGTTATTCTGTGAGTGAGGTGTTAGGCATTGCTCAAGTTTATATAAAGACAGATAAGGACTTAAGTGATATGTTTCTTGGTCTTTTTGAAAAGATTGATCTTTGGTCTAAGCCTCTTTTGCATAATATGGAGCGTAGAGGTGGTGGATTTAGAAAACTTTCAACTAAGTTTATTAAGGAAATTGGTATTCAGAAATTAAATATCTATGTAGATGTTTGTGATGCTATGGGTTCAAATTTGCTAAATTCAGTAGCTGAGAGAGTGGCTCATCATATTACTCTAGAGTTTGGGTATGAGTGTGTTTTAAAAATTTTAAGTAATGATTCGAATGATTTTGCTATAAAAGCTAATTTTAAATTAAATGTTAATGATTTGCTTAAAGATAATGAAGAATCTTTGGTTTTGGCTCAAAATATTTCACTTATTTCTAAGATAGGATTTTTTGAAGAGGAACGTGCTGTTACTAATAACAAAGGTATTATGAATGGCATAACAGGTTTATGTGTTGCTACACTTAATGATACAAGGGCTCTTGAAGCATGCATACATAAATTTGCTTCAAGAAGTGGTATATATTTACCTCTTAGTAAATTTTATATTTCTAATGAAAATTTGATTGGAGAGATTGAATTGCCTTTACAGGTTGGTATTAAAGGAGGTTCGGCTGGTTCTCATGAAGCGGCTATATTGAGCTTTAAGATTATGGGGATTGATTGCAAAAAAGAGTTTATGGGTGTTCTCTCTTGTGTTGGCCTTGCAAGTAATTTTGCGGCTTTAAGAGCACTTGCTTTTGATGGAATTCAGAGAGGACATATGAAGCTGCATGTTAATAAGATTTTATATCTTCTTGAAAGAGATTATAATATTTCTAGTGATGAGAGAGAAAAAATATTATTTAAAATGAATGATAGTGGAATTTATTCCCTTGATTTTGCTCTTAAAATTTTAGAAGATTTGAGAGTGTAG
- the mvaD gene encoding diphosphomevalonate decarboxylase, producing MKIRCKVNPSLALIKYWGKRDKFLNIPATSSIAVSVDKFYSISELELSCKDEIILNSRAVVLSDREINFFNHARKILNKPNVGFRVISENNFPTAAGLASSSSGFASIAACILRYFNQYSHQKASQLARIGSASASRAIYGGFTFLKEGARSAFQLDSFNCFSDLCIIFAIVDGRKKEISSRVAMEICKQDKFYWGAWIESSRNIFKEALYFFLKGDFNGFGLKIVKSYQCMFALMLSSSIIYFKSNTIELIKYIADLRSKGISVFETMDAGPQVKVLCLKKDLELILTKLTSNFRDVNFVVSKIGSGLEWI from the coding sequence GTGAAGATTAGATGTAAGGTAAATCCTAGTCTGGCATTAATTAAGTATTGGGGGAAGAGAGATAAATTTTTAAATATTCCAGCTACTTCAAGCATTGCTGTAAGTGTTGATAAATTTTATTCAATAAGTGAACTTGAATTGTCATGTAAGGATGAAATAATTTTAAATTCAAGGGCTGTTGTATTGAGCGATAGAGAAATAAATTTTTTTAACCATGCAAGAAAAATCTTAAATAAACCAAATGTTGGGTTTAGGGTAATTAGTGAGAATAATTTTCCAACAGCCGCAGGACTTGCAAGTTCAAGCTCTGGTTTTGCATCTATTGCTGCTTGTATTTTAAGATATTTTAATCAATATTCTCATCAAAAAGCTTCACAGCTTGCAAGAATAGGTTCAGCATCAGCATCAAGAGCTATTTATGGTGGATTTACCTTTTTAAAGGAAGGTGCAAGGAGTGCATTTCAGCTGGATAGTTTTAATTGTTTTAGTGATTTGTGCATAATATTTGCTATAGTTGATGGCAGAAAAAAAGAGATTTCTTCAAGGGTTGCCATGGAGATTTGCAAGCAAGATAAATTTTATTGGGGTGCTTGGATTGAGTCAAGTCGGAATATCTTTAAAGAAGCTTTATATTTTTTTTTAAAAGGAGATTTTAATGGATTTGGTCTTAAAATTGTAAAGAGTTATCAGTGTATGTTTGCTTTAATGTTATCATCTTCCATTATTTATTTTAAAAGTAATACTATAGAATTAATCAAGTATATTGCCGATCTTAGAAGTAAAGGTATTTCTGTTTTTGAGACGATGGATGCTGGGCCGCAGGTTAAAGTGTTGTGTTTAAAGAAAGATTTGGAATTAATTTTGACTAAACTTACTAGCAATTTTAGAGATGTTAATTTTGTTGTTTCAAAAATTGGAAGTGGTTTAGAATGGATATAA
- a CDS encoding phosphomevalonate kinase, which produces MDIISFSVPGNLLLMGEYFILEEDGFGLAVAIKERAYFSFKRSDTWRFFAKKTKIDDFTLIENNDDFVFRMFRYLKQKYFANLEDFSFDVYIDTSNFFLNSGVKKGFGSSAVVAVGLVCGIFLILNNNNYFVKDKIFMYCLEAYRYAQGGMGSGYDIATSLFGGVIKFKGGILPTYERLENICFNNFYLMRGPSPVKTTSSIIKYYEHKDSLMSFVKDVNIVMKKIILNISNSSDYLLSSLKLAKNIGLDIGEKIGISANLPLNLAYLKNECTLIKALGAGNETFLVYEPNFEVFEQFNIEPIDLDLDGVKF; this is translated from the coding sequence ATGGATATAATTAGTTTTTCAGTGCCTGGTAATTTACTTTTAATGGGTGAATATTTTATTTTGGAAGAAGATGGTTTTGGACTTGCAGTTGCAATAAAAGAAAGAGCTTATTTTTCTTTTAAACGAAGTGATACTTGGCGTTTTTTTGCTAAAAAAACCAAAATTGATGATTTTACTTTAATAGAAAATAATGATGATTTTGTTTTTAGGATGTTTCGGTATTTAAAACAAAAATATTTTGCTAATTTAGAAGATTTTTCCTTTGATGTTTATATTGATACAAGTAATTTTTTTTTAAATAGTGGTGTAAAAAAAGGATTTGGTTCAAGTGCTGTTGTTGCTGTTGGGCTTGTATGTGGAATTTTTTTGATTTTGAATAATAATAATTATTTTGTTAAAGATAAAATTTTTATGTACTGTCTAGAAGCTTATAGGTATGCTCAAGGAGGTATGGGTAGTGGATATGATATTGCTACTAGTCTTTTTGGTGGAGTTATTAAGTTTAAGGGCGGAATTCTTCCTACGTATGAGCGTTTAGAGAATATATGTTTTAATAATTTTTATTTAATGCGAGGTCCTAGTCCAGTTAAGACTACTAGCTCTATTATTAAATATTATGAACATAAGGATTCTTTAATGAGTTTTGTAAAAGATGTTAATATTGTAATGAAGAAAATTATTCTTAATATTAGCAATTCTTCTGATTATTTATTGTCTAGTTTGAAATTGGCAAAAAATATAGGATTAGACATTGGGGAAAAGATAGGCATTTCTGCTAATTTGCCTTTAAATCTTGCTTATCTTAAAAATGAATGTACTTTAATTAAGGCTTTGGGTGCTGGAAATGAAACTTTTTTAGTCTATGAGCCAAATTTTGAAGTTTTTGAACAATTTAATATTGAACCCATAGATCTAGATTTAGATGGTGTTAAATTTTAG
- the mvk gene encoding mevalonate kinase yields MFIIKKPSKILFLGEHSAVYGFPVIGATIPLYMYLVYTFSDSWKYLGVPSLKIDEVIHFISKRFNKVRPIEFLIFSQIPVGLGFGSSASLSLCFAEYIVSHDEYRTYDKILLARKIENIFHGRSSGMDVLLVELDGTFYLERKDGSFSYQRIAFCNFYFLIGAVRRECTTNKIISDLNYRFSLDNSQFEIIEKLGCIVKNSYVAFNKRDILLLTNNMNIANNYLNFLGLSSSTLDYVIEKGRQFKALSGKLSGAGRGGAFILLFQDKNDASLCLGELSKDLDKNNINLLFPLRIFKC; encoded by the coding sequence ATGTTTATAATAAAAAAGCCTTCTAAAATACTATTTTTAGGAGAACATAGTGCTGTATATGGTTTTCCAGTGATTGGTGCTACGATACCTCTTTATATGTACTTGGTTTATACATTTTCTGATTCTTGGAAATATTTGGGAGTTCCTTCTTTAAAAATAGACGAGGTAATACATTTTATTAGTAAGAGGTTTAATAAAGTTCGACCCATTGAATTTTTAATATTTTCCCAGATTCCAGTTGGATTAGGATTTGGTTCCTCTGCCAGTCTTAGTTTATGTTTTGCTGAATATATTGTAAGTCATGATGAGTATCGTACTTACGATAAAATTTTGTTGGCAAGGAAAATTGAAAATATTTTTCATGGAAGATCTTCTGGGATGGATGTTTTGCTTGTTGAGTTAGATGGAACTTTTTATTTAGAGAGAAAAGATGGGTCTTTCAGTTATCAAAGAATAGCATTTTGTAATTTTTATTTTTTGATTGGAGCAGTCAGAAGGGAATGTACAACAAATAAAATCATATCAGATTTGAATTACAGGTTTTCTCTTGATAATAGTCAATTTGAAATTATTGAAAAACTTGGTTGTATTGTTAAAAATTCTTATGTTGCTTTTAATAAACGCGATATTCTTTTGTTGACGAATAATATGAATATTGCGAATAATTATTTAAATTTTTTGGGGTTATCTTCAAGTACGCTTGATTATGTAATAGAAAAAGGTAGACAATTTAAGGCTCTTTCTGGCAAATTGAGTGGTGCTGGTAGGGGTGGGGCTTTTATTTTGCTTTTCCAAGATAAAAATGATGCTAGCTTGTGCTTGGGGGAATTAAGTAAAGATTTAGATAAGAATAATATCAACTTGCTTTTTCCACTTAGAATATTCAAGTGTTAA
- a CDS encoding CAP domain-containing protein, producing MQKKFISIILIFTSQLTLLGINEDLEFLYSSIHQLRNDLHLEKLEIDKTLEIVAKEYAINLNENKVLTHTLFGTTPMQRVKKYDKYFCRIREILAAGMDVQDVTGAWLKSKKHKEALLNKDTSKMGGYVLRTKDKKNIFVVLFGEKF from the coding sequence ATGCAAAAGAAATTTATTTCTATTATTTTAATTTTTACAAGTCAATTGACACTCTTAGGTATAAATGAAGACTTAGAATTTCTTTATTCATCAATTCACCAATTAAGAAATGATCTACACTTAGAAAAGTTAGAAATAGATAAAACTCTTGAAATAGTGGCAAAAGAATATGCAATAAATCTTAATGAAAATAAAGTATTAACTCATACACTATTTGGCACAACTCCCATGCAAAGAGTCAAAAAATATGATAAATACTTTTGTAGGATAAGAGAAATTTTAGCAGCAGGGATGGATGTCCAAGATGTAACTGGTGCCTGGCTTAAAAGCAAAAAACACAAAGAAGCTCTTTTAAATAAAGACACAAGTAAAATGGGAGGATATGTACTACGAACAAAAGATAAAAAAAACATATTTGTAGTTCTTTTCGGAGAAAAATTCTGA
- a CDS encoding Dps family protein: MANHLNYLKTEDLDKINLKLQELLAGLHVFYANLRGIHWNIKDINFFVIHKKTEKLYDYVAEVIDILAERARALGYDSEFRCSEFIKKSFINEISLDITSSLEPSINSIICNLNDILKNMSKTRCFVDSTSDYGTANILDDIIVSFEKYLWMYRSLLSDYECPCHKRGCCSEKH, encoded by the coding sequence ATGGCAAATCATTTAAATTATTTGAAGACAGAAGACTTAGATAAAATAAATTTAAAACTTCAAGAATTGTTGGCAGGACTCCATGTTTTTTATGCTAATTTGAGAGGTATTCATTGGAACATAAAAGATATTAATTTTTTTGTAATTCATAAAAAAACCGAAAAACTTTATGATTATGTTGCAGAGGTTATCGATATTCTAGCTGAGCGAGCTAGAGCACTTGGGTATGATTCTGAGTTTAGATGTTCTGAATTCATTAAAAAATCATTTATTAATGAAATTAGTTTAGATATCACTTCAAGTCTTGAACCTTCAATTAACAGTATTATTTGTAATCTTAATGACATTCTTAAAAATATGTCTAAGACAAGGTGTTTTGTTGATAGCACATCTGATTATGGGACGGCTAATATTTTAGATGATATTATTGTTTCTTTTGAAAAGTATTTATGGATGTACAGATCTTTGTTAAGTGATTATGAGTGTCCATGTCATAAGAGAGGGTGCTGTAGTGAAAAACATTGA
- the fusA gene encoding elongation factor G, translated as MEIRNIGIMAHIDAGKTTTTERIIYYTGRTHKIGDVDSGNTITDWMSQEQDRGITISSAAITCYWKNHQINIIDTPGHVDFTAEVERSLRVLDGGIVVFSAVDGIQAQTETVWKQASKYSIPRLAYVNKMDRVGANFFKVVEDIKNKFGIVPIVLQIPIGSENNFEGVIDIIRNKELHFELRDGKPIVLESVVREEFIENVKIFRENLIDSISNFSDKITKLFLENSVIDNSLIIEEIRRCTISGFIIPVLMGTSLKNIGIEPLIDAVVDYLPSPFEKQISAYSLKTDRSVSIDPKNEKKLSALVFKVQYFSTIAAHLYFIRVYSGALNSSKRIVNIAKNKREKFTRIFRVFSNKNEQIDEVKAGDIGAVIGLKYSITGDTLVEENNEVVLEPLVFPEPVVLISIEPEKASDDVRLKEILEIIAKEDPTFSYKESKETGQLLVSGMGELHLEIIIMRIRDDFKLNVYTGKPQVSYRESLSSTVNDVFEFVNIFAGKELNLKIGMIVSPLVRGEGNKIEFECNVESLFKAAILRGITSSFSSGIIGYPIIDVGIKITSLDYDKSKVNESVIESIAGLAFNEFFKRANPIKLEPIMILEIRTPIEYTGEVISTLNFIGGMIHSISNIENYEIIKAEAAFEKLFGYTSILRSATKGRGVFTMEFSYFKEKSE; from the coding sequence ATGGAAATTAGAAATATTGGGATTATGGCACATATTGATGCTGGCAAAACTACTACTACAGAAAGAATTATATATTATACTGGTAGAACTCATAAGATAGGCGATGTTGATTCTGGCAATACTATTACTGATTGGATGTCACAAGAACAAGATAGGGGTATTACAATTAGCTCTGCTGCTATTACTTGCTATTGGAAGAATCATCAGATAAATATTATTGATACTCCTGGGCATGTGGATTTTACAGCTGAGGTTGAAAGATCGCTTCGTGTGCTTGATGGAGGGATTGTTGTTTTTAGTGCTGTTGATGGAATTCAGGCACAAACCGAAACGGTTTGGAAACAGGCATCAAAGTATAGTATTCCAAGACTTGCTTACGTTAACAAGATGGATCGTGTAGGAGCGAATTTTTTTAAAGTAGTTGAGGACATAAAAAATAAATTTGGTATAGTTCCGATAGTTTTACAAATTCCAATTGGGAGTGAGAATAACTTTGAAGGAGTCATAGATATTATTCGCAATAAAGAATTGCATTTTGAACTTAGGGATGGCAAACCTATTGTGCTTGAGAGTGTAGTTCGTGAAGAATTTATTGAAAATGTTAAAATTTTTAGGGAAAATTTAATAGATTCTATTAGTAATTTTAGTGACAAAATTACTAAACTTTTTCTTGAAAATTCTGTTATTGATAATTCTCTCATAATTGAAGAGATTAGAAGATGCACTATTAGTGGTTTTATTATTCCTGTTTTGATGGGAACTAGTCTTAAAAATATTGGTATAGAGCCTTTAATAGATGCAGTTGTGGATTATCTTCCAAGCCCTTTTGAAAAACAAATCAGTGCTTATTCTTTAAAAACGGATAGGAGTGTATCCATTGATCCTAAAAATGAAAAAAAGTTATCTGCACTTGTGTTTAAGGTTCAATATTTTAGTACAATTGCAGCACATCTTTATTTTATTAGGGTATATTCAGGAGCACTTAATTCGTCTAAAAGGATTGTTAATATTGCTAAAAATAAACGTGAAAAATTTACAAGGATTTTTAGGGTTTTTTCAAATAAAAATGAGCAAATTGATGAAGTCAAAGCAGGAGATATTGGAGCAGTTATTGGGCTTAAATATTCTATAACGGGAGATACTCTTGTTGAGGAAAATAATGAGGTTGTGCTTGAGCCTTTAGTATTTCCAGAACCAGTTGTTTTAATATCTATTGAGCCAGAGAAAGCATCTGATGATGTTAGGCTTAAAGAAATTCTTGAAATTATTGCTAAAGAAGACCCTACTTTTAGTTATAAAGAAAGCAAAGAAACGGGACAATTATTGGTGTCTGGAATGGGTGAACTACATCTTGAGATTATTATTATGAGAATTAGAGATGATTTTAAACTTAATGTTTATACAGGTAAACCCCAAGTAAGCTATAGAGAGAGTTTAAGTTCGACAGTTAATGATGTATTTGAGTTTGTTAATATATTTGCAGGTAAGGAACTGAATTTAAAAATTGGGATGATTGTTAGTCCTCTGGTGAGAGGTGAAGGAAATAAAATAGAATTTGAGTGCAATGTTGAGTCTTTGTTTAAGGCTGCGATATTAAGGGGTATAACTTCTTCCTTTTCAAGTGGCATTATTGGATATCCGATTATTGATGTGGGAATTAAGATTACTTCATTGGATTATGATAAGTCCAAGGTTAATGAATCTGTCATTGAATCAATAGCGGGTCTTGCTTTTAATGAATTTTTTAAAAGGGCAAATCCTATTAAGCTTGAGCCAATAATGATATTAGAAATTAGAACCCCTATTGAGTATACTGGAGAGGTTATTTCTACATTGAATTTTATTGGTGGAATGATTCATTCTATTAGTAATATTGAGAACTATGAGATAATCAAAGCCGAAGCGGCTTTTGAAAAACTTTTTGGGTATACATCTATTTTAAGAAGCGCTACTAAAGGTAGAGGAGTCTTTACCATGGAATTTTCATACTTTAAAGAAAAAAGTGAGTGA